One Aphidius gifuensis isolate YNYX2018 linkage group LG5, ASM1490517v1, whole genome shotgun sequence genomic region harbors:
- the LOC122856806 gene encoding cytochrome P450 6A1-like gives MILELTIGILMLLILGYWWSIKTFEFWSKRGVVGPQPVPLVGNIIDTIIAKKSIGQLMQEFYKNYDNEKVVGLFVYREPVLMLRDLNLIKDVFISDFSKFSNRPIKIFEKAEPLSQSLLHLGYNKWKPLRNKLSPVFTSGKLKDMFNLILNCGDNLQSVMDKIIDKNNIIEVRELTARFTTDVIGVCAFGLEINAMNNDDNEFRKMGKRVFDINLKKILMFQFKELFPSFYEYLGSFVDDSKLTNFFINTMRQTMNYRRLNNITRNDFLQYLMEIEDNPDKISNDKLTDSFLASQLFIFFLAGFETSSSTISHALYELAQHQDYQDKLRQEIKETKEANDGKWTYDSIQNMSFMEKIFRETLRKFAPIPRLIRESNTEYTFSGTNITIPKKTIIAFPVYGIHYDPKIYPNPDIFNPENFSQEAIASRHPMSFLSFGEGPRNCIGMRFAYQQSKVGLIKILERYRVDVCDKTDIPYKINPKAFTINPLNGIYLKLTKL, from the exons ATGATATTGGAATTAacaattggtattttaatgttattaatacTTGGCTATTGGTGgtcaataaaaacatttgaattttGGAGTAAACGTGGTGTTGTAGGACCTCAACCTGTGCCACTTGTtggaaatattattgatacaataattgcaaaaaaatcaattggtcAATTGATgcaagaattttataaaaattatgataatgaaaaagttgttggtttatttgtttatcgtGAGCCAGTATTAATGTTGAgagatttgaatttaataaaagatgtATTTATAagtgatttttcaaaattttcaaatagaccaattaaaatatttgaaaaagctGAGCCATTATCTCAATCATTATTACATCTTGGCTATAATAAATGGAAACCattgagaaataaattatcaccAGTATTTACATCTGGTAAATTAAAAGACATGTTTAATCTTATATTAAATTGTGGTGATAATTTACAAAGTGTTatggataaaattattgataaaaataatattattgaggTACGTGAATTAACAGCAAGATTTACAACTGATGTTATTGGTGTATGTGCATTTGGCCTAGAAATTAATGCAatgaataatgatgataatgaatttcGTAAAATGGGTAAACgtgtttttgatataaatttaaaaaaaatattaatgtttcaATTTAAAGAATTGTTTCCttcattttatgaatatttgggttcatttgttgatgataGTAAActgactaatttttttatcaatacaatGAGACAAACAATGAACTATCgaagattaaataatataacaagaaATGATTTTCTTCAATATCTCATGGAGATTGAAGATAATCCAGATAAAATttctaatgataaattaactgATAGTTTTTTGGCATcacaattgtttatattttttttggctggtTTCGAAACTTCGT CTTCAACAATAAGTCATGCATTGTATGAACTTGCACAACATCAGGATTATCAAGATAAATTGAGACAAGAAATCAAAGAAACAAAAGAAGCTAATGATGGCAAATGGACTTATGATTCAATTCAAAATATGAgctttatggaaaaaatttttagag AAACTTTACGTAAATTTGCTCCAATTCCAAGATTGATACGTGAATCCAACACTGAGTATACATTTTCTGGAACAAATATAAcaattccaaaaaaaacaataattgctTTTCCAGTTTATGGAATTCATTATGATCCAAAAATTTATCCAAATCCAGATATATTTAATCCAGAAAATTTCAGTCAAGAGGCTATTGCATCAAGACATCCAATGAGTTTTttaag TTTTGGAGAAGGACCAAGAAATTGTATTG gcATGAGATTTGCTTATCAACAATCAAAAGTTGGACTGATTAAAATTTTGGAACGATATCGTGTTGATGTTTGTGATAAAACAGATAtaccatataaaattaatccaaAAGCTTTCACGATTAATCCACTCAatggaatttatttaaaattgactaaactttaa